In Arthrobacter sp. StoSoilB5, one genomic interval encodes:
- a CDS encoding LacI family DNA-binding transcriptional regulator: protein MEREQRPLKLTLAAVAKEVGVSAPTVSKVVNGREDVAEETRARVLAALQRTGYKSPLQRKSPPPQQAVEVVFDSLNSAYSVEVLNGVMEHAAVSDMEVILSVTSRQTASPLGPEERAQRIIDEGRSGMIVVTSAFGSAQLEAFQRRRIPIVVVDPLNPPPADVFSVGASNWAGGKAAATHLLELGHRKIAYIGGPATAECSQARLHGYMAALMAEGIAVDEDYVSSGAFRPENGVKAMKALLALEDPPTAIFAGSDSIALGVLAEARRQNIRIPEDMSLVGFDGTHQAEESVPPLTSVSQPLQEMGRSALRFILRQVRGEDIDSRRVELATHLVVRESTAPPRPPSTAKPASTAKPASAAKSGRARGAAAVEV from the coding sequence ATGGAACGCGAGCAACGTCCGCTCAAGCTCACTCTGGCTGCGGTGGCCAAAGAGGTGGGTGTTTCGGCACCTACGGTTTCCAAGGTGGTGAACGGCAGGGAGGACGTGGCGGAGGAAACGCGTGCACGGGTACTGGCTGCCCTGCAGCGGACCGGATACAAGTCGCCCCTCCAGCGCAAAAGTCCGCCACCCCAGCAGGCGGTTGAGGTGGTCTTCGACTCCCTGAATTCGGCATATTCCGTGGAAGTCCTCAACGGTGTCATGGAGCATGCGGCGGTCTCGGACATGGAAGTCATCCTCTCTGTGACCAGCAGGCAAACAGCGTCACCGTTGGGCCCCGAAGAGCGGGCCCAACGCATCATCGACGAAGGCCGCAGCGGAATGATCGTGGTGACTTCCGCCTTCGGGTCCGCGCAACTGGAAGCCTTCCAACGCCGCCGGATCCCCATCGTGGTGGTGGACCCCCTTAATCCGCCACCGGCAGACGTCTTCAGCGTCGGGGCCAGCAACTGGGCCGGGGGCAAGGCCGCTGCGACCCACCTGCTCGAGTTGGGACACCGCAAGATTGCCTACATCGGCGGCCCTGCCACCGCCGAGTGCAGCCAAGCACGCTTGCACGGCTATATGGCCGCACTCATGGCGGAGGGCATCGCAGTGGACGAGGACTATGTGTCCTCGGGCGCCTTCCGGCCCGAGAATGGTGTGAAGGCCATGAAGGCGCTGCTGGCCCTTGAGGATCCGCCCACGGCAATATTCGCTGGAAGCGACAGCATCGCGCTGGGAGTTCTCGCAGAGGCCCGACGGCAGAACATCCGCATTCCGGAGGACATGAGCCTCGTCGGTTTCGACGGCACGCACCAGGCGGAGGAATCCGTTCCGCCGCTGACGTCCGTGTCGCAGCCACTGCAGGAGATGGGTCGCTCGGCCCTGCGGTTCATCCTGCGCCAGGTCCGTGGCGAGGACATCGACTCCCGCAGGGTGGAACTGGCAACGCATCTTGTGGTCCGTGAGTCCACGGCGCCACCACGGCCCCCGTCCACTGCCAAGCCCGCGTCCACTGCCAAGCCCGCGTCCGCGGCCAAGTCAGGCAGGGCTAGAGGAGCCGCCGCCGTCGAGGTGTAA
- a CDS encoding lipase maturation factor family protein — protein MEFVEWLAWFDAQDWFDAQDYEFARQVLQRGTAVLYLVAFLSTMNQFPALLGEHGLLPVPSFLEMARRLARPTLFQWRYSDALLRAVCWVGIAVSAMLVVGLPQLGPPWLPMLAFLALWFLYMSIVNVGQTFYGFGWEILLLEAGFTVAFLGSDQVPPPTTILILIVWLVFRLEFGAGMIKIRGGREWRDLTAMFYHHETQPMPGPLSRQAHLLPRPLHKVEVVGNHFAQLVVPFFLFAPQPLASIAAGIIIVTQLWLVGSGNFAWLNWMAIVLAFAAVSDPVAHAVLPAIPLEWHPGAQTPVWWLGVVLAVTVLLVVLSYRPLLNLFSRQQLMNASFNRWRLVNAYGAFGTVTKQRIEIVVEGTMAEEPDAPDEHWLEYGFKGKPGDVRRLPRQWAPYHLRLDWLMWFLPLRTVHEGWFYAFLERLLEADKPTLGLLRHDPFDGERPRWVRARSYLYRFASRAEFRETGERWVRVLLYDAIPPVSLTPRRRRLL, from the coding sequence GTGGAATTTGTGGAGTGGCTGGCCTGGTTTGACGCGCAGGACTGGTTTGACGCGCAAGACTACGAATTTGCGCGGCAAGTATTGCAACGCGGCACCGCTGTGCTTTATCTGGTTGCCTTTCTCTCCACCATGAACCAGTTTCCCGCCCTCCTTGGCGAGCACGGCCTGCTTCCCGTCCCCTCGTTCCTTGAGATGGCCCGCCGCTTGGCACGGCCCACCCTCTTCCAGTGGCGATACTCGGATGCCCTGCTGCGCGCAGTTTGTTGGGTAGGAATCGCTGTGTCCGCGATGCTGGTAGTCGGCCTACCGCAGCTGGGACCACCGTGGCTTCCGATGCTGGCGTTCCTGGCTCTCTGGTTCCTCTACATGTCGATCGTGAATGTGGGCCAGACGTTCTATGGCTTTGGCTGGGAGATCCTGCTCCTGGAGGCTGGCTTCACGGTAGCCTTCCTTGGATCGGACCAGGTTCCACCGCCCACCACCATCCTGATCCTGATTGTTTGGCTGGTGTTCCGGCTTGAGTTCGGCGCGGGAATGATCAAAATCAGGGGCGGCCGTGAGTGGCGGGACCTTACCGCCATGTTCTACCACCACGAGACGCAGCCGATGCCCGGACCGCTAAGCAGGCAGGCCCACCTCCTCCCCCGCCCGTTACACAAGGTGGAAGTGGTGGGAAACCACTTTGCCCAGTTGGTGGTTCCGTTCTTCCTGTTCGCGCCGCAGCCGCTGGCCAGTATCGCGGCAGGAATAATCATCGTGACGCAGCTTTGGTTGGTGGGCAGCGGCAATTTTGCGTGGCTGAATTGGATGGCAATCGTTCTCGCCTTCGCTGCCGTGAGTGATCCAGTGGCTCATGCGGTTCTTCCCGCTATCCCGCTTGAGTGGCACCCGGGAGCCCAAACGCCGGTGTGGTGGCTCGGCGTCGTACTTGCCGTGACGGTACTGCTGGTGGTCCTCAGCTACCGGCCGCTCCTGAACCTCTTCTCGCGCCAGCAGCTCATGAACGCGAGCTTCAACCGGTGGCGCCTGGTGAATGCCTATGGCGCGTTCGGTACGGTAACGAAGCAGCGGATCGAGATCGTCGTCGAAGGCACTATGGCGGAAGAGCCGGACGCTCCCGACGAACACTGGCTGGAGTACGGATTCAAAGGCAAACCCGGGGATGTCCGTCGCCTCCCGCGGCAGTGGGCGCCGTACCACCTCAGGCTTGATTGGCTCATGTGGTTCCTGCCCCTGCGGACAGTCCATGAGGGTTGGTTCTACGCCTTCCTGGAGAGGCTGTTGGAGGCGGACAAGCCCACGCTTGGGCTGCTTCGCCATGACCCGTTCGACGGCGAACGCCCGCGTTGGGTGCGTGCGCGCAGCTATCTTTACCGTTTCGCCAGCCGTGCGGAATTCCGCGAGACTGGTGAGCGTTGGGTGCGGGTGCTGCTGTATGACGCCATTCCGCCGGTCTCACTTACACCTCGACGGCGGCGGCTCCTCTAG